The following coding sequences lie in one Spinacia oleracea cultivar Varoflay chromosome 1, BTI_SOV_V1, whole genome shotgun sequence genomic window:
- the LOC110787429 gene encoding transcription initiation factor TFIID subunit 6 isoform X1 gives MSIVPKETIEVIAQSVGINNLSVDAALTLSPDVEYRMRELMQEAIKCMRHSRRTILTTDDVDTALSIRNVEPVYGFASGNPLRFKRAVGHMDLFYIEDKDVDFKDIIEAPLPKAPLDTSIMCHWLAIEGVQPAIPENAPVQAITVPDGKRSESKDDGLPIDIKVPVQHVLSRELQLYFDKITELTIRGSETVLFKEALVSLATDAGLHPLVPYFTCFIADEVARGLGDFSLLFALMRLVRSLLKNPHIQIEPYLHQLMPSVVSCLVAKRLGNRLADNHWELRDFAAKLVASICKRFGHAYSNLQPRLTRTLVNAFLDPKRAITQHYGAIQGLGALGPNVVRHLILPNLGSYMRLLEHEMSLESQKNEMKRHEAWRVYGALLHAAGQCIYGILKMFPALPSPPCQGVWGKSERVNTLAPGKRKASLDHTEEQPPLKKVATDGPLLDNNTSPSVKLNEEEEVGGASDLPSTSKQMTVSEKVGSRDDKNKSDEEFVKLSGVLNQVWKEDLKSGQVLVSMLDQFGESIFPFIPTPELSLFL, from the exons ATGAGCATCGTCCCCAAGGAAACAATTGAAGTCATAGCCCAAAGTGTTGGGATTAATAACCTCTCTGTAGATGCTGCACTTACTCTCTCTCCTGATGTTGAATATCGAATGCGCGAGCTTATGCAG GAAGCTATTAAATGTATGCGTCATTCAAGGAGAACTATTTTGACAACAGATGATGTAGATACTGCACTAAGCATAAGAAACGTTGAG CCAGTTTATGGCTTTGCTTCAGGCAATCCTTTACGGTTTAAAAGAGCTGTAGGACACATGGATTTGTTCTACATTGAGGACAAGGATGTGGACTTCAAAGAT ATAATTGAAGCTCCTTTACCAAAAGCTCCGTTGGATACATCAATCATGTGCCATTGGCTAGCAATAGAAGGGGTGCAACCTGCAATTCCAGAAAATGCTCCAGTGCAAG CTATCACTGTTCCTGATGGAAAGAGGTCCGAAAGTAAGGATGATGGTCTTCCTATTGACATCAAAGTACCAGTTCAGCATGTACTATCTAGAGAACTTCAG CTATACTTTGACAAGATCACAGAACTTACTATCAGGGGTTCTGAAACAGTTCTTTTCAAAGAAGCATTGGTCAGTTTAGCAACTGACGCTGGGCTTCATCCCTTAGTTCCTTATTTTACGTGTTTCATAGCTGACGAG GTTGCTCGTGGTCTGGGGGATTTTAGTCTGCTGTTTGCTTTGATGCGCCTTGTGCGTAGTCTGCTGAAAAATCCTCACATACAAATAGAACCTTAC CTACACCAGTTGATGCCCTCCGTGGTTTCCTGTTTAGTGGCCAAAAGACTAGGCAACAGATTGGCTGACAACCACTGGGAGCTGAGAGATTTCGCGGCCAAACTAGTTGCTTCAATTTGCAAAAG ATTTGGGCATGCATACAGCAATCTCCAGCCACGCTTAACAAGAACATTGGTAAATGCATTTTTGGACCCCAAACGAGCCATCACTCAACACTATGGTGCAATTCAAGGATTAGGCGCCCTTGGACCCAATGTG GTCCGCCATCTTATTCTGCCAAATCTGGGGTCATATATGCGGCTTCTTGAACATGAAATGTCGCTTGAGAGTCAAAAGAATGAAATGAAGAGGCACGAGGCTTGGAGAGTTTATGGAGCGTTGTTG CATGCAGCTGGTCAATGCATTTATGGTATACTCAAAATGTTTCCTGCTTTGCCGTCACCACCATGTCAAGGAGTTTGGGGCAAGAGTGAAAGAGTTAATACATTGGCGCCAG GTAAACGTAAGGCAAGCCTGGACCACACAGAAGAGCAACCGCCTCTCAAAAAAGTAGCCACCGATGGCCCTTTGCTGGACAACAACACCTCACCTTCTGTCAAACTAAACGAGGAGGAAGAAGTAGGTGGTGCATCAGATTTACCATCAACCTCCAAGCAGATGACTGTTTCTGAGAAAGTAGGCAGCAGAGATGACAAAAATAAGAGTGATGAAGAGTTTGTGAAGTTGTCAGGTGTCCTGAATCAGGTTTGGAAGGAAGATTTGAAATCGGGGCAGGTTCTTGTATCAATGCTTGATCAGTTTGGTGAGAGCATCTTCCCCTTCATACCCACTCCTGAATTGTCGTTGTTCTTGTGA
- the LOC110787429 gene encoding transcription initiation factor TFIID subunit 6 isoform X2, which produces MDLFYIEDKDVDFKDIIEAPLPKAPLDTSIMCHWLAIEGVQPAIPENAPVQAITVPDGKRSESKDDGLPIDIKVPVQHVLSRELQLYFDKITELTIRGSETVLFKEALVSLATDAGLHPLVPYFTCFIADEVARGLGDFSLLFALMRLVRSLLKNPHIQIEPYLHQLMPSVVSCLVAKRLGNRLADNHWELRDFAAKLVASICKRFGHAYSNLQPRLTRTLVNAFLDPKRAITQHYGAIQGLGALGPNVVRHLILPNLGSYMRLLEHEMSLESQKNEMKRHEAWRVYGALLHAAGQCIYGILKMFPALPSPPCQGVWGKSERVNTLAPGKRKASLDHTEEQPPLKKVATDGPLLDNNTSPSVKLNEEEEVGGASDLPSTSKQMTVSEKVGSRDDKNKSDEEFVKLSGVLNQVWKEDLKSGQVLVSMLDQFGESIFPFIPTPELSLFL; this is translated from the exons ATGGATTTGTTCTACATTGAGGACAAGGATGTGGACTTCAAAGAT ATAATTGAAGCTCCTTTACCAAAAGCTCCGTTGGATACATCAATCATGTGCCATTGGCTAGCAATAGAAGGGGTGCAACCTGCAATTCCAGAAAATGCTCCAGTGCAAG CTATCACTGTTCCTGATGGAAAGAGGTCCGAAAGTAAGGATGATGGTCTTCCTATTGACATCAAAGTACCAGTTCAGCATGTACTATCTAGAGAACTTCAG CTATACTTTGACAAGATCACAGAACTTACTATCAGGGGTTCTGAAACAGTTCTTTTCAAAGAAGCATTGGTCAGTTTAGCAACTGACGCTGGGCTTCATCCCTTAGTTCCTTATTTTACGTGTTTCATAGCTGACGAG GTTGCTCGTGGTCTGGGGGATTTTAGTCTGCTGTTTGCTTTGATGCGCCTTGTGCGTAGTCTGCTGAAAAATCCTCACATACAAATAGAACCTTAC CTACACCAGTTGATGCCCTCCGTGGTTTCCTGTTTAGTGGCCAAAAGACTAGGCAACAGATTGGCTGACAACCACTGGGAGCTGAGAGATTTCGCGGCCAAACTAGTTGCTTCAATTTGCAAAAG ATTTGGGCATGCATACAGCAATCTCCAGCCACGCTTAACAAGAACATTGGTAAATGCATTTTTGGACCCCAAACGAGCCATCACTCAACACTATGGTGCAATTCAAGGATTAGGCGCCCTTGGACCCAATGTG GTCCGCCATCTTATTCTGCCAAATCTGGGGTCATATATGCGGCTTCTTGAACATGAAATGTCGCTTGAGAGTCAAAAGAATGAAATGAAGAGGCACGAGGCTTGGAGAGTTTATGGAGCGTTGTTG CATGCAGCTGGTCAATGCATTTATGGTATACTCAAAATGTTTCCTGCTTTGCCGTCACCACCATGTCAAGGAGTTTGGGGCAAGAGTGAAAGAGTTAATACATTGGCGCCAG GTAAACGTAAGGCAAGCCTGGACCACACAGAAGAGCAACCGCCTCTCAAAAAAGTAGCCACCGATGGCCCTTTGCTGGACAACAACACCTCACCTTCTGTCAAACTAAACGAGGAGGAAGAAGTAGGTGGTGCATCAGATTTACCATCAACCTCCAAGCAGATGACTGTTTCTGAGAAAGTAGGCAGCAGAGATGACAAAAATAAGAGTGATGAAGAGTTTGTGAAGTTGTCAGGTGTCCTGAATCAGGTTTGGAAGGAAGATTTGAAATCGGGGCAGGTTCTTGTATCAATGCTTGATCAGTTTGGTGAGAGCATCTTCCCCTTCATACCCACTCCTGAATTGTCGTTGTTCTTGTGA